Proteins encoded in a region of the Fibrobacter sp. UWR4 genome:
- a CDS encoding PEGA domain-containing protein yields the protein MNKFLLVLLVLFFPLSVAATHVAVLETVAAKESQVSVQECRYMTDELRNAALRVLPAEQNYTIMTRENISVMLPPGVTVEDCEGECLAETGRKIAADYVVQAHIAVFGTQLTLTAELYATASGKLVGSFTGRGDDVNALLQVVESQSEAFFRKIKQNVSGFGGGFGFIQDYSSFAVEKKKSFIINVVTEPAGAALSIDGRPISKCTSTPCKIQVEEGEHRFLAVRDRYDDAGSAVVISENDQTVLLKMSPAFGFLKLDPVYPDSAGNDDNLKIFVGDSLVSRNEMELNPGIYPVQIYHSCYNPLEFEVAVAKAQHYNFAEKLVRGISGLSLTVEQDGAPAIVSVYVDGVEIGQTPYVGPVPMCSKISVGDSTQQEVLDIPLLWHETVEYKHTMKPKPKPAKPVVPYPIPKPSTDTAKVVAQDTVPARTEDKDDVEEELEQVKQYFVEKQAKAEEPVPEPEPESELKTVSARENMWHLGMYAALTYNDFWGTTLGLDKIAGKYDGYTIRTSHAEDLMQKFWAMGINAGVSFLLMFHPYWGTHVELGASFRRGRAKTDMGISLMWDDPSLPDEYDDIVIDFYEKQWNIDVPLLLRFNVPEFAYVEAGPVASFCVKSRSESTVESAWGNSSYREANFTSATEVDMMFSLGTLRQVGSNTLDLSIRLMLGLTALNLDDNAPKTFQIQFHVGYWFL from the coding sequence ATGAATAAGTTTCTGCTTGTATTGTTGGTGCTCTTTTTTCCGCTGTCGGTAGCGGCAACTCATGTTGCCGTGTTGGAGACTGTTGCCGCAAAGGAATCCCAGGTCAGTGTTCAGGAATGCCGTTACATGACGGATGAACTGCGAAATGCCGCCTTGAGGGTTCTTCCTGCAGAACAGAACTATACCATCATGACTCGCGAGAATATTTCCGTCATGCTTCCGCCGGGTGTAACTGTGGAAGACTGTGAAGGGGAATGCCTTGCAGAAACTGGCCGTAAGATTGCGGCCGACTATGTGGTCCAGGCCCATATTGCCGTATTTGGAACCCAGTTGACCCTTACTGCAGAACTTTATGCAACTGCTTCCGGCAAATTGGTAGGTAGCTTTACTGGCCGTGGGGATGACGTGAACGCCCTTCTCCAGGTTGTGGAATCCCAGTCCGAAGCCTTCTTCAGGAAGATCAAGCAGAATGTGAGCGGATTCGGTGGCGGTTTTGGTTTCATTCAAGACTATTCCTCCTTTGCGGTGGAAAAGAAAAAGTCCTTTATCATCAACGTGGTGACGGAACCTGCAGGGGCTGCCCTCAGTATTGATGGACGTCCTATTTCCAAGTGCACTAGTACGCCTTGTAAAATTCAGGTGGAAGAAGGTGAGCACCGCTTCCTGGCAGTAAGGGACCGTTACGATGATGCCGGGTCCGCTGTGGTTATTTCCGAAAATGACCAGACGGTCCTTCTGAAAATGTCCCCTGCATTTGGTTTCCTGAAACTGGATCCGGTCTATCCCGATTCTGCAGGAAATGATGATAACTTGAAAATCTTTGTGGGGGACTCCTTGGTTTCCAGAAATGAAATGGAACTGAATCCCGGAATTTACCCGGTCCAGATTTACCACTCCTGCTATAATCCGCTGGAATTTGAAGTGGCGGTTGCCAAGGCCCAGCATTATAATTTTGCTGAAAAGCTGGTTCGAGGCATTAGTGGTCTGTCCTTGACGGTGGAACAGGATGGTGCTCCTGCCATCGTGTCCGTTTACGTGGATGGCGTCGAAATCGGTCAGACTCCCTACGTGGGGCCGGTTCCCATGTGTTCCAAGATTTCTGTGGGGGATTCAACTCAGCAAGAAGTCCTGGATATCCCTCTGCTTTGGCACGAAACTGTGGAATACAAACATACCATGAAGCCCAAGCCCAAGCCGGCCAAGCCCGTTGTTCCTTATCCCATTCCCAAACCGTCTACCGATACCGCAAAGGTCGTGGCCCAGGATACCGTGCCTGCCAGGACCGAGGATAAGGATGATGTTGAGGAGGAACTAGAACAGGTAAAGCAGTACTTTGTAGAAAAGCAGGCCAAGGCAGAGGAACCTGTGCCTGAACCGGAACCCGAATCTGAACTGAAGACTGTCTCTGCTCGGGAAAATATGTGGCACCTGGGTATGTACGCCGCATTGACTTACAATGATTTCTGGGGAACCACCTTGGGATTGGACAAGATCGCTGGCAAGTATGATGGCTATACGATTAGGACTTCCCATGCAGAAGATTTGATGCAGAAGTTCTGGGCGATGGGCATCAATGCTGGTGTATCCTTCTTGTTGATGTTTCATCCTTATTGGGGAACCCATGTGGAACTGGGCGCATCATTCCGTCGCGGTCGTGCCAAGACGGATATGGGAATTTCCTTGATGTGGGATGATCCTTCTCTTCCAGATGAATACGACGACATTGTCATTGACTTCTACGAGAAACAGTGGAATATAGATGTGCCGCTCCTTTTGCGATTTAACGTTCCGGAATTTGCCTATGTGGAAGCGGGCCCTGTAGCTTCTTTCTGTGTAAAGTCCAGATCGGAATCCACAGTGGAAAGTGCCTGGGGAAATTCAAGTTACAGGGAAGCTAATTTTACCTCGGCAACAGAGGTGGATATGATGTTCTCTTTGGGAACCTTGCGCCAGGTCGGCTCCAATACCTTGGATTTAAGTATCCGTTTGATGTTGGGCCTTACAGCCTTGAATTTGGATGATAATGCTCCCAAGACATTCCAAATTCAGTTCCACGTAGGATATTGGTTCCTGTAA
- a CDS encoding alpha/beta hydrolase — protein sequence MKSRFFKGFAVKGLILASALAFVNCDDSSSPNTDNDPVVTPASSASADPSVDPTVDPTIDPTVDPSIPSVDPITGEPVVGSSASTDSSVNPSEGTVVDPTVGSSASNNPAETPASSASVNPASSATVAPASSAAVTPAVSSSSVAQVPSSSSAAPIQEAPKGIFLVTDTDENKNYMEVVYQTHTGDNGGGVLAYPKRLSDTQKHGVVLWGPGGGTEPTAYEGLIKRLASHGFVVIATSESPDGTGRGKPALDWLEKKNNTPGDPLYQKLDMTKVGASGHSMGGLQSEQMLINDSRVITAVLNNSGAFNHAEATKISTSKSFAIVYGEGGMERPNAEGDYNNPNVKAPGCLIKMTGGQGNECQNGECGWGHGSGPWGGMAATVAWMRWHLGGEDFRKADFVGTSGKYINGPIIGERGNWKGQCKNF from the coding sequence ATGAAATCACGATTCTTTAAGGGCTTTGCAGTTAAGGGGCTCATCCTCGCAAGTGCGCTTGCATTTGTTAACTGCGACGATTCCTCTAGTCCCAATACCGATAATGACCCGGTAGTTACCCCGGCTTCTTCTGCTTCTGCAGATCCGTCCGTCGATCCTACGGTTGATCCTACAATCGATCCCACGGTAGACCCGAGCATTCCCTCTGTGGATCCTATTACAGGTGAACCTGTCGTAGGCTCTTCTGCCTCTACCGATTCTTCTGTTAATCCTTCTGAGGGTACCGTAGTTGATCCTACTGTGGGCTCTTCTGCTTCCAATAATCCCGCAGAGACTCCCGCTTCCAGTGCAAGCGTAAATCCTGCCTCCAGTGCAACTGTTGCTCCGGCTTCTAGTGCTGCTGTCACTCCCGCAGTTTCTAGCTCCTCTGTAGCACAGGTTCCTTCCTCTTCTTCCGCCGCTCCTATCCAGGAAGCTCCTAAGGGTATTTTCCTGGTTACTGATACCGACGAAAACAAGAACTACATGGAAGTGGTTTACCAGACTCATACTGGCGATAACGGCGGTGGCGTCCTGGCTTACCCGAAGCGTCTTTCCGATACTCAGAAGCACGGTGTTGTGCTGTGGGGCCCCGGTGGCGGTACTGAACCTACTGCATACGAAGGTCTTATCAAGCGTCTTGCATCTCACGGTTTCGTGGTGATTGCAACCAGCGAATCTCCGGATGGTACTGGCCGCGGCAAACCCGCTCTCGATTGGCTTGAAAAGAAGAATAATACCCCGGGCGATCCTCTTTACCAGAAGCTGGACATGACCAAGGTGGGTGCATCCGGCCATTCCATGGGTGGTCTCCAGTCCGAACAGATGCTTATTAATGATTCCCGTGTGATTACTGCAGTATTGAATAACAGTGGCGCATTCAACCATGCTGAAGCAACCAAGATTTCCACTTCCAAGTCTTTCGCCATTGTCTATGGTGAAGGCGGTATGGAGCGTCCCAATGCCGAAGGCGACTACAACAACCCGAACGTCAAGGCTCCTGGATGCCTCATCAAGATGACCGGTGGTCAGGGCAATGAATGCCAGAATGGTGAATGTGGCTGGGGTCACGGTTCCGGTCCTTGGGGCGGCATGGCTGCTACCGTTGCCTGGATGCGTTGGCACCTGGGTGGCGAAGACTTCCGTAAGGCAGACTTCGTTGGCACTAGCGGCAAGTACATCAACGGTCCCATCATTGGCGAACGTGGTAACTGGAAGGGCCAGTGCAAGAACTTCTAG
- the glgA gene encoding glycogen synthase, with amino-acid sequence MNAAILTNEFPPEIYGGAGIHVKFLTQELAKLCHVEARCFGPQNEDENNIRAIGFNRKLGLSPKDDRFQKIFKPLDINLQWAATMDDIDVIHCHTWYSHFGGVLASRLLQCPLILTTHSLEPHRPWKSEQLGDGGYAMSCWIEKTAYEAADGVIAVSQGMKRDVMKLYGVPEDRVKVIYNGIDPDFYKPTFSEAILKKWGVDPSKPFVLFVGRITRQKGISQLIQAIPMIDEGAQVVLCAGAPDTQELADECKNLIEEVQKTRDGVIWIQEAVPHEELRVLYSHATVFATPSLYEPFGIINLEAMSCGTPVVGSAVGGIPEIIVDGETGFLVPLKPVSETNFEPADPKAFQTDFASKLNKILANPEMAKKMGEVSRKRAIDVFSWKAIAQQTYEFYQECIERYKREGKR; translated from the coding sequence ATGAACGCTGCTATCCTTACGAATGAGTTCCCGCCGGAAATTTATGGCGGTGCAGGTATCCACGTCAAGTTTTTGACTCAGGAACTGGCTAAACTTTGCCATGTGGAGGCCCGCTGCTTTGGCCCGCAGAACGAGGACGAAAATAACATCCGTGCTATCGGTTTTAACCGCAAGCTTGGCCTCTCCCCGAAGGATGACCGCTTCCAGAAGATTTTCAAGCCCCTGGACATTAACCTGCAGTGGGCTGCCACTATGGATGACATCGATGTCATTCATTGCCATACCTGGTACAGCCATTTTGGCGGCGTTCTCGCTTCCCGCCTGTTGCAGTGCCCGCTGATTCTTACCACTCACTCCCTGGAACCGCACCGCCCGTGGAAATCCGAACAGTTGGGCGATGGCGGCTATGCCATGAGCTGCTGGATTGAAAAGACCGCTTACGAAGCTGCCGACGGTGTTATCGCGGTAAGCCAGGGCATGAAGCGCGACGTGATGAAGCTTTATGGCGTTCCCGAAGATCGCGTGAAGGTGATTTACAACGGTATTGATCCGGATTTCTATAAGCCTACTTTCAGCGAAGCCATTCTCAAGAAGTGGGGCGTGGATCCTAGCAAGCCTTTCGTGCTGTTTGTGGGCCGCATTACCCGCCAGAAGGGTATCAGCCAGCTGATTCAGGCCATTCCTATGATCGACGAAGGCGCCCAGGTGGTGCTCTGCGCTGGTGCTCCCGACACTCAGGAACTTGCCGACGAATGCAAGAATCTGATTGAAGAAGTCCAGAAGACCCGCGATGGCGTAATCTGGATTCAGGAAGCGGTTCCTCACGAGGAACTGCGCGTGCTCTACAGCCATGCAACTGTCTTTGCAACGCCCTCCCTCTATGAACCTTTCGGTATCATCAACCTGGAAGCCATGAGCTGCGGTACTCCTGTGGTGGGTAGCGCCGTGGGCGGCATTCCCGAAATTATCGTGGACGGCGAAACCGGCTTCCTGGTTCCCCTGAAGCCAGTTTCCGAAACCAACTTTGAACCGGCAGACCCCAAGGCTTTCCAGACGGATTTCGCAAGCAAGCTGAATAAGATCCTGGCAAATCCTGAAATGGCAAAGAAGATGGGTGAAGTGAGCCGTAAGCGCGCTATCGATGTCTTCAGCTGGAAGGCTATTGCCCAGCAGACTTACGAATTCTACCAGGAATGCATCGAACGTTATAAACGGGAAGGCAAACGCTAA
- the folE gene encoding GTP cyclohydrolase I FolE gives MNLKMMEDGFKMILEGMGEDVNREGLLETPKRVAKMYAEVMSSLSGEQKAEDILKTRFHEIYDEMIVVPNIPFASMCEHHFLPFTGKAHIAYIPGDCVVGLSKIPRVVEFYARYPQIQERMTRQIAELIQKELQPKGVAVVLEASHMCMTMRGIKKPGATMVTTQLLGRFKTDEKTRAEFMATINDRLR, from the coding sequence ATGAACTTAAAGATGATGGAAGACGGCTTCAAGATGATTCTTGAAGGAATGGGCGAGGATGTGAACCGCGAAGGTTTGCTGGAAACTCCCAAGCGTGTGGCCAAGATGTACGCCGAAGTCATGAGTAGCCTTTCTGGCGAACAGAAGGCCGAAGACATCCTCAAGACCCGCTTCCACGAAATCTACGACGAAATGATTGTGGTTCCTAACATTCCCTTCGCCAGCATGTGCGAACATCATTTCTTGCCTTTTACTGGTAAGGCTCACATTGCCTACATTCCTGGGGATTGTGTAGTGGGACTTTCCAAGATTCCTCGCGTGGTGGAATTCTATGCCCGCTATCCCCAGATTCAGGAACGCATGACTCGTCAGATTGCGGAACTGATCCAGAAGGAATTGCAGCCGAAGGGTGTTGCCGTTGTGCTGGAAGCAAGCCACATGTGCATGACCATGCGTGGTATCAAGAAGCCTGGCGCTACCATGGTGACGACTCAGCTTTTGGGACGTTTCAAGACCGACGAAAAGACCCGCGCTGAATTCATGGCCACTATTAATGACCGTCTTCGCTAG
- the argA gene encoding amino-acid N-acetyltransferase: protein MNPNDFTSQHFEVAGFIREVFGYMERFKGQLFVLKIEDDLMSHPLFPVLMRDIGLLHKSGIKIIIVPGTRKSIDDQLKAWGLESKFHDGVRLTCEEALPHVEQASLGAAQHIMSHLTASGLRGIQGNWILARSMGVVNGVDYMRTGRIERIQKDILEQLLDENFVPIIPPIGWNKIGHAYNISSTELATELCKYMKVGKLFFIGNQDGIKLEGLVTGKNTKYLEPTDNGLISAMDVDQAQELLELNSDTLNFAQMDYLMNAIHACKAGANRVHLLSGEFQGSLLQEVFSARGDGTMVYANQYSSIRPANMEDIPDILRIMQDYIDQGFLVARTQESISEKLKDYVVYSIDNSIHGCGALHEFEDGMAEIAGIAVSANYRKSGIGDAIVRHLIDVGRMKGYKKLFLLTTQALDWFYHFGFVDGTIEQLPKTKRDHYNYSRKSRVLMLPLEK, encoded by the coding sequence ATGAACCCAAATGATTTTACATCCCAGCATTTTGAAGTTGCAGGTTTCATTCGCGAAGTGTTCGGCTATATGGAACGCTTCAAGGGCCAGCTGTTTGTCCTGAAGATCGAAGACGACCTGATGAGTCACCCGCTTTTCCCGGTGCTCATGCGAGATATCGGACTTCTGCACAAGTCCGGGATTAAGATCATTATCGTGCCCGGCACCCGTAAATCCATTGACGACCAGCTGAAAGCCTGGGGCCTGGAATCCAAGTTCCATGACGGTGTTCGTCTTACTTGCGAAGAGGCCCTGCCCCATGTGGAACAGGCTTCCTTGGGTGCCGCCCAGCATATCATGAGCCACTTGACAGCTAGCGGCCTCCGTGGTATTCAGGGCAACTGGATTTTGGCCCGCAGCATGGGTGTGGTGAACGGTGTGGACTATATGCGCACCGGCCGCATCGAACGAATTCAGAAGGATATCCTGGAACAGCTGCTGGATGAGAATTTCGTGCCTATCATTCCGCCTATCGGCTGGAACAAGATCGGCCACGCCTATAACATCAGTTCCACGGAACTTGCCACTGAACTTTGCAAGTACATGAAGGTGGGCAAGCTGTTCTTCATCGGTAACCAGGACGGTATCAAGCTGGAAGGCCTGGTGACGGGCAAGAACACCAAGTACCTGGAACCGACAGACAACGGCCTGATTTCCGCTATGGATGTGGACCAGGCCCAGGAACTTCTGGAACTGAATTCCGACACGCTGAACTTTGCCCAGATGGACTACCTGATGAACGCCATTCACGCCTGCAAGGCGGGTGCCAACCGTGTGCATTTGCTTAGCGGTGAATTCCAGGGTAGCCTGCTTCAGGAAGTGTTCTCCGCCCGCGGTGACGGTACCATGGTGTACGCCAACCAGTACTCCAGTATCAGGCCTGCCAACATGGAAGACATTCCCGATATCCTGCGCATTATGCAGGACTACATCGACCAGGGCTTCCTTGTGGCGAGAACTCAGGAAAGCATTTCCGAAAAGCTCAAGGACTATGTGGTGTACAGCATCGATAACAGCATTCACGGCTGCGGCGCCCTTCACGAGTTCGAGGACGGCATGGCGGAAATCGCAGGCATCGCTGTCAGCGCCAACTACCGCAAGTCCGGCATCGGCGATGCTATCGTGCGTCACTTGATTGACGTGGGTCGCATGAAGGGCTACAAGAAGTTGTTCCTATTGACTACCCAGGCTCTGGACTGGTTCTACCATTTCGGCTTCGTGGATGGTACCATCGAGCAGTTGCCCAAGACCAAGCGCGACCATTACAACTATAGCCGCAAATCCCGCGTGCTCATGCTTCCGCTGGAAAAGTAA